The Coleofasciculus chthonoplastes PCC 7420 sequence ACTATCTGTATGAGGCTCGAATTGCGTCCGCCCGACAATCTCGCAACCAGAGCTGCACAGCTCGACCCATAATACCATCGCTACTCTCTCGTGGCGGCGTTGGTGGGCGTTCTGGTGAAGGTGAACCTAGGCGCGTAAACATCAGAGCCAAACGCCATCCACTATCGGTATTGGTTAAAAATAGCCAGTGAAAACTCTCTCGTTCGATCGCACCTCCCTCGACATATTGGCGTTCGAGAGTGGTAAAAAACACTTGCTGTGGGGGTTCTACGTTTGCAGTCGTCACAGAATTATAGGAACCGGGACCGAGAGTCAGGGGTTGAAATTCTGCTCGCCCTGCCACAATGATATATAGATTCATATCGATGTCCTCATTTACAGGTCGCGATCGCTGGATCACCCGATTCGCGTAGTCCGGTAAATCCCGCAGCATTAGAGACGTTAAAGTTTCTACATCTGAGGGACACGCCGATTGAGCTAGAAGTGTGGGTTTAGGAAGACAGGGGTGCAGGAGTGTAGGCGTACAGGGGAGAACTCTTAGCTTTGTGGGTTTCGTCTGCAGCGTTTGTGAGCCTAGGGTAAAATTGGGGTTAAATGCCCCACTATCCATCTGAAATCCCAGCCAACAGGCAACTGTTAAGCATTGGAGCAACTTAAGATTCATAAGGAGTGACAAGAGACTTTGACAAGAAATTATTTCAACCCAAAAAATAGAATAGTGCGATCGCTAAACTATCAGGAAATTCACTAATAATTAAGCTACCCTAGGAGGATAAAAACAATGAAAATTGACACAGACGGTAAAATTACTATTCCTCCAAACATTCAAAGCCAGCTTGGGTTTCGACCAGGAACAGAAGTTCAACTTGAAGTAGTAGGAAATACCTTACGCATTCGCAAGCCTCAAGGTTTCAGCCGAGGAAGACAAATGATTGCTGCCATTCGTGGTAAAGCAACGAACCGCCTGACAACTAACGACATTATCCAACTAACTCGCGGAGACCGATGAGCGAAATTCTGGTAGATAGCAATGTCATCTTGGATATTCTCACCGAAGATCCTCAATGGTTTGACTGGTCATCGCAAATGCTAACTGACTACGCCAATCAGGGAGATTTGGTGATTAACCCGATCATTTACGCCGAAATATCGATTGGGTTTAATCAACCCGAAGAAGTAGAAGACGCTTTACCAGAAGATTTTTTTCGTCGAGACCCCTTACCCTATTCAGCCGCTTTCCTAGCAGGACAAAGCTTTTTGGCATATCGCCGACATGGAGGTGAACGGCGATCGCCACTTCCTGACTTTTATATCGGCGCTCATGCTGTCATAGCAAATATGCCTCTGCTTACCCGTGATGTCAATCGTTATCTTACATATTTTCCATCCGTTCAACTCATTACACCATAGGTATCTAGCTGATGATTATAACTATATCAGCGCTAAGCGCTATAACTCCTCACAAATTCTTTCCCACGCTGCAACGGGGTCAGGCGCAGCCGTGATCGGGCGTCCAATCACCAGGTAATCAGCCCCCGCTTTCAGAGCAT is a genomic window containing:
- a CDS encoding type II toxin-antitoxin system VapC family toxin, which codes for MSEILVDSNVILDILTEDPQWFDWSSQMLTDYANQGDLVINPIIYAEISIGFNQPEEVEDALPEDFFRRDPLPYSAAFLAGQSFLAYRRHGGERRSPLPDFYIGAHAVIANMPLLTRDVNRYLTYFPSVQLITP
- a CDS encoding AbrB/MazE/SpoVT family DNA-binding domain-containing protein, which gives rise to MKIDTDGKITIPPNIQSQLGFRPGTEVQLEVVGNTLRIRKPQGFSRGRQMIAAIRGKATNRLTTNDIIQLTRGDR